AATACAATCTGAGCTGGAACTACTTTCAGGGCATGAACGAGCGCGAGATCGAGCTTATCCGCCGTCGCGACACCGTGTGGGACCGGCCGACTTGGCGCCTCGGCGGAACGATGCCCCATAAGGTGCGCGATTACTTCGACCTTTTCGACGATGACGGGGCCGAGGAAAGGCGAGCGAACGAGCGCAAATCCTATCCTTTGACGGCGGAAGGTCAGGCCCTCGCCGTCCTGGAATTGACCGGCCCCGTGACGTTGCACGAGGTCAAGGCACGCTACAAGGAGCTGGTGAAACGCCACCATCCCGACACGAACGGCGGCGACAAAGAGGCCGAGGAGCGCCTGAAATTGATCAATCAGGCGTACACCACCTTGAAAAACACCATGCTCGCGTGATAGCGATTGCACCCCCCTCAACCGCTGGAATGGTTCGATGATTGCGAAAAGCCCAACGGGGGCACTCGAGTCCCCGCCTATCGGCAACCCGGATATCAGGGTCTCCGTGCGGCAGACCTTCGGGATCGACTTCGATATGGACGTCCCCGCGTTCAGCCAGCCGACCGAGCTCGTGCCCGACCTCGACGAGGTCTACGTTTTCGACCGCGACACCACGCTCTCGATTCTCGCGGGCTTTGCCTATAACCGCCGCGTCATCATCCAGGGCTATCACGGTACCGGCAAATCGACTCATATCGAGCAAGTCGCGGCACGGCTCAACTGGCCGTGCATCCGTGTCAATCTCGACAGCCATATCAGCCGCAT
The genomic region above belongs to Alphaproteobacteria bacterium and contains:
- a CDS encoding J domain-containing protein, which produces MDRALHLDIDPWAAEARPHLRRCDHPECTSAGEYRAPKDRLRLHEYFWFCLDHVRQYNLSWNYFQGMNEREIELIRRRDTVWDRPTWRLGGTMPHKVRDYFDLFDDDGAEERRANERKSYPLTAEGQALAVLELTGPVTLHEVKARYKELVKRHHPDTNGGDKEAEERLKLINQAYTTLKNTMLA